From Panthera tigris isolate Pti1 chromosome B4, P.tigris_Pti1_mat1.1, whole genome shotgun sequence:
ACGTGTAGTTTGTTCTATGTGTCACACTGTTGGTGTGTagcaactcatttaatcttcataataatcCTATTAGTTATCtgccattattatccccattttattttatttttttattatttaaaaaagttcGTTTTagcgtttgttcatttttgagagaaagagagacagagcaccagcagggagggggagagagagagagagagggagacacagaatccgaagcaggctccaggctctgagctgtcagtacagagcctgacgtggggctcgaactcaccaaccgtgagatcatgacctgagctgaagttggatgcttaaccgactgagccacccaggcgccccttactttccccattttagagatgagaacacTGATGCACagagatatttaaaaacttgcccaaagttactcAGCCAGTAAGTGATGGAGTTAGGATTTGGAATTCAAACCTAAATGGTCTGGGTTCAGAGCACTTGCCTGATCCTGTCTTTCTAACATAAGACAGACAAGTGGTCTCAGATGGTGTGAAAAGTACCCCATACGAGGTTTGATCAGGACACACAGGAGACAGATTGTTAATCCTGCCTGAAGGGTTTCAGGAAGGCTCTGGAGCATCTTCCTCTTCAGGGCCACTCAGCACCTggccctctttttctttctgtgactttttGGAGCCCTTTTTCCCACACAGTGGCAGGCCATCTCCCTGACGGTCATCGAGAAGGTCCAGATTGCAGCCATagttctgggctctctcttcctcGTTGCCAGCATCTCCTGGCTCATCTGGTCCTCACTCAGCCCTTCAGCCAAGTGGCAACGGCAAGATCTGCTCTTTCAGATCTGCTACGGCATGTATGGCTTCATGGATGTCGTCTGCATAGGTGAGGGCACCCCTCTCCCCCTTACCTACTCAGTGGTTTCCTCCAACTCACAGACTTAACTTTCCCTGCCCATTCCCTTAGCTCCATAGCCACAATTTTCTACCACTGGGAGCCTTTAGGGCTATCTTggtgcccctcccttccctgcctcttcagGTCTTTTGCATACCCTATCTCCTCACTCTGGCCTATATTTGCTTAAGTACCCCTGGCCTAGGTCTGGGCAGCAGGTGACCCTGGATCTCTTCTCCCTTTCGCTCAGGCCTCATCGTGCACGAAGGCTCCTCTGTCTACCGCATCTTCAAGCGCTGGCAGGCAGTAAACCAGCAGTGGAAGGTCCTGAATTATGACAAGACCAAGGACATAGGAGGAGACACAGGGGGAGGGACGGCAGGGAAGCCGGGCCCCAGGACCTCAAGGACGGGCCCCCCCTCTGGGGCCACCAGCCGCCCCCCGGCTGCCCAGCGCATGCGGACGCTCTTGCCTCAGCGCTGTGGTTACACAATCCTGCACCTCCTTGGACAGCTGCGGCCGCCAGATGCCCGTTCCAGTTCCCATTCTGGCCGAGAGGTTGTCATGAGGGTCACCACGGTCTGAAATTGAACTCCAGGAGCGGGGATCTTGCATCAGTGCATCGGCCAGAGATAAGCTGTCATGGCTGCTGGAGGTACCACCTGGACAAGGTGCTTGGGGTGCACTGCCCCCACCACTGAGGATCTCTGTGGGCAGCCTCAAGCTGGAGACATTGTCTGGCCTCTACTGCCCCTTGGGTAGAGACACCTGGATGACATTCCAGCCCCCACTGATAGTTCCTCACGCTTATCCTGGGGCAACCAGTGGGCAGGTGGGAAGAGCATCTTTTCTTCCCTAGAGAACCGTCCTTACCTCAGCTCCTAGGGCCTCCAGCCCCCCCAGCTCCACCATAGTGACTTGGTGAAGGGGGACCAATGCCAGAAGAAAGGGGTTGTAGACgccccattccccaccccatgGCCACAGGGCAGCTGGCAATAAGACTAGTATACATTGACCTTCCGTTCCCTGCATGAGGGCGGGAGGGACCTCCCCTGCTCCACCCCCCATTGCATGGGGGGAGGGCATAAAGAATCATTTATATGCACGTGGAGACTCCTTTCTCATCTGGGGCTTTTCTGGAGGGTTGGGAGGTGTGGGGAGGTTTCTCTGCAGAGGTTGTGAATCCCCAGTGCAACAGTGGGTTCTGAGTTGGAGCTGTAACTCCCACTTGTTGGTGAATAATTCACATTGGCTGCTAGGTGGCAGTGCTCAGAGGGACCTAAGGGGTGGGCCTGCCACCTGCAAGTTGtatgatccagaaaaaaaatctctccgcCGTGGTTTTCCtgtctacctcatagggttggaATGAGGATAAATGAGGGACAGGTTGAATGtcatcacaaagaaaattagTGATGGCATAAAAAGATTTCTAGACTAGCTGATGGTCCATTTATTTCAAATAGTAGCTGGTTAACAAattccaaaatgtgttttttcatcTGGGGTTGCACAGAGCCTTGGAAATACGTGTCGAGTGTCATAATAGATACGGAAATATGAGGGGAAATAGATACGCAAGTGTGAAGGATGGTGGTTATTTGCAAGAATGAGAGCTCCCCAACCCCCTAAACATTGGGGACTGGGGAAAGATGGAGCTGTCCTTCTTCTGGGGATCTTGTGGGTTCTATTGGTCCTTCCCAGGTAATGTGCTCACCCAGAGAAGTGGCGTGAAATGAATTTGGACTCATTTGgagtgagacagacagaatgtCCCAATGTTATGAATCTCCAACCCCAGCTTAAGCTATTCCTATGGAAGTTCAGGGTCACAGGTCTGATCCCGTGCCCCAGCTAGTGGTATTAACTGGAAGGTATTGCGCTTGGAGGCAGCAGCATAGAGAGCTGTTGTTTATAGAGAAAAGGTTTGGGAAGGACTGGTTAAAATGTGGGTCAGCCTGAggcctcttccctttctcctgagGCCTTGGGGCTGTGTATTATATGAATGATGGTGTCTTTTAAGTGAACTATTCATcagcaattaaaataattacttcatACATTGTTAAGTCAGATCCAGACGCCTTTCCTATTATTGGTCCTTTCCTCAGGAAGATTCTGTTTTGCCTCCTCCCTGGGGATGTTTTTTGGGGAAATGCTTCTCTACTAAAGGTCTACTAAAGGTCACATCCTTGCCTTGGAAATGGTCTTCTCCATCCTTCTGTaaaaggggtgtgggggggggggggggggtcttggcTGCTGTCCATGGTGCTGGCACCCAGACTCTCCTGGGAATGGAGGAACTGAAGCTAAAGGCAGGTTTGAGTTATCTGGAAGTACTGGAGTGTATCTCTTCtaacaaaagagagggagagagatcaaagagaggggacagaggccgATTTTTCCGGTGGGAAATTGTTTGCCTAGAGAGATAACCCTCCACATTCTTCACCTGGGAAGACAGAAGGGTCAGACTTTCCTGATTTGCTATTCACAAAATAGCTGGTGGGGACCAGAAGGAAGACAGCAAATCAGAGTGACTACTAGTACCTATCCTGGCAAATATGACAGGTAGGTATGACATAGGTGGGGTTTCTTGTGCCAAACCTGGGCTGTTCATGATGATGGCCCTCCTTGGAAGCTTAGACACACCAAagaacatatacacacaaatacactctCTCCAGTTTCACTCTGGGTCCTAAAATTAGGTCAGTTGAGACAGTATGTTTCCCTCCCTTTCAGTACCATTGGAGGTCTTGCTTGGTATGGGGGTTGGGACCAGCAACCAGTATggtcctctctccttccttttttccaacTTAAAGAAATTCTAGTCTAGGAAAGGGGTCATGGGACTGCTGCCCTCAAGTGAGCAGTCCTACTTACCCAATGAGGAATGTGGGTGTACAGAGTTCTCATCACTGATTCCAGGGGACAGGGTGTGAGAGGAAGCTGGGCTTTATTCTCCCTCAAAGCTCAGATCTGCTAAAAATCAGGTCACTTAGGTTCAAGTTAAGCTTAGTGATagaggagtgggggtggagatGGAGAATACAATAGAGAGTTGAGAGGAGGGGCAGTAAAGGCACACAAACCTTAGTCTCTGTACAGTGCCTTGGGTATATTGTGCCCCTCTGTAGATCTTACAAAAATGGATACCCCCAGAAGGCCCAGTAGCAGACAATGTCTGTGGTCAGGTAGCCATGTCTAGGGCAGGGGGCCGATGtggtaggggaggaggaggaagtgtgaAGTGAAATCTCCATCTCTATCCAGCTAATCGGAATggagaggagcaggaagaagggGGCAAGTCTTGACATGGGGAGGGGAATCTAGGCTACAGAGGGGCTGCTGGGAGTGTGCTGAGAGATTTATTTGTATGGAAGATGAGTTAATCTGTATACATCACAAGGGGAGAACTGTGCCCAGCCTCTCGGGGGGCCAGAGAATGCTGATTCAGGGAAACAGAGGctccttctgcccaccccccttctGCCTCAGTGCCCCAGGGCTTCTGGCCACCCCCACACTCAGGTTTCATCCTGTCTGAATTCATTTCTGTGCATGtacccctgtctttctctgaaggaAATTAGCTTGGAGCAACTTTTCCAGAGAGGGCAGACATCCTCCAGTCCTGGCAGTCCAGGTTCCAAAAGCACTTCCACCAGAGTCAGTTGCCTCTGGCCATCTCTGCAAATCCTGTGCTCCCCAACCCACTTTTATAGCCTAGCCCTTGCAGGTACttttcaccaccacccccttaAATCTCTTCTAGGGAGCCAGACTTAGCTATTCCCTGTACAGACAGAAACGTGTTGGGTTTGTGATGCAAACCACTCTCCCAGGTGTCTAGACCTCCCATTGTTATGGAGGTCACTCCCAGGACCAGAGAAATCAAAGTAGGGGATTTGGTTGAGGGCCTTGCCTCTAGGACTTGTAGGAAGTAGAAGTGGAAGAGAAGTAAATCAAAAGTCAAGGATGAAACATtcaattcttttatttcaaaactgtgaatattaaaaaattccacatatgatagGAAGGTGTAGGCAGGTACAGGCCCAAAGACGTCTCTGTCTGGGAACTAACTGGTGGGACAAGCCAACTCCTAATAGTGATTAGAGAGTCAAGGAGAGTTTTAAAACATCATAAACCAGGTGAGGGCACACTCTCCTTGGTAGGGGCAAgatgaggaaggaagagagtagACAGAGCCTGATAAGCTGCTTATCCCTTCTGCCACATGGTCCAGATTCAATCTGAGAACCTGTATGGAGTCACCCAATCAGGGCTAGGCCTTGGCAGGGGATATAAAGACTGAATAAGGTCTCATTCTTCCTCTCAAAGAGCTCACATGCAAGGAGCCAGGTGCAGACCAGATGCACAATCACTTAGCTCACGTGGTGATAAGTGCTTAGCCAGCAGCTCCTAAACACTGTAGAAGCCCCAAAAGGGCAGTGGTTGAGTCCTTCCCCAGGCCACCCAACATTATTAGTTAAAATTTGAGTTGGCCCTTGAAGGATACCTATGATATGACCAGAAGAAAGGCTGAGCAGACACAAGGATCATGGTTTTCTCAGGGCCTGATGGGTGAGGCCAATGCCTACTTCACACCTTGGTCAGGGCTGCCTCAAACAGTTTGCTATGGTCCCTTTAACCAGTCTGGTCAGATAGACAGGTTTCAGGGGGAATACATATCTCTTGGTCTTCTGCCTGATAGATCCCTGCAATGAGAGAAAGTGTGATGATGACAGCCTCCATCCACAGGACTATCTGTCCACAAACTGTAGGTTAATGCTCCTCTCCGGTACCAGGACAGTCCGGGTCATGGGTCTGACTGGGGCAGCACCGGGCTCAGGCTGCACCTCAAAGTGGGTCAAGAtctggaaaggggaggaagaaggctATCACTATGGGAGGGGTCTACAATGGTGGGTGTGATTGGCAAAGGGCATTATTAGTGTTAGGTTGGTCGATGTTGAAATGGCACCTGTGGTCAGTAGAGAATTTCTTGGTTAATGAGGGTAAGGGATTATGGCAGGGAAAAAGATAGTCTAAATACCTTTGCTCACCTTCTAGATCTATAACAGGATTGCGATATTTCAGAGGATTAGGTTTACCAAGTCATATATTTTGCTATGCTTGTCAGAAGAGTTCATGGCTTTAGAGGGTTAGAGTCTCTCATGTCTAGATCactcacctgagccaaagccattTGCAGTTCAAGCTCTGCGAGGCGTCTCCCCATGCAGCTGCGTTTGCCAAAGCCAAAGGGAAGAGATGCGAATGGGTGGGGGGCTGGACCTTCCCCCAGCCAGCGAGCTGGACGAAAAGAATTTGGCTCTGGGAACTGGGCAGGATCCCTTGAAGTGGCATAATGACACAGTGTGACCAGCGTCTGGTGGGAAAGGAACATAAACTTGTCACTTTGGGCCCATGAATGCAGGGAGGGACATGGAAAAGAGGATACATGGATTGGAGCAAAGGCAGGCTCTGGTTGGTTATGGTGAAGTTTTCTGGGGCTACTTTTGGAATGATTTCTCCACTGTCCCATTTTATCCTAGAGAGAGGCATTCAGGCCAAAGGGAGGGTGAAGGGCTTATGTGGAATGTTTGAGAAGAGGACGGGGCCCAAGAGAGTGAGGGGATGGCTTAGCAAAAGGGATCCATAGGCTCTACTCACATTTTTGGGGATAATATAGTCACCCACACAAATGTCTTTGTCTGGGACACGGGAATTTCCAGGCACCACAGGGTATAGTCTGGATTGCAGAGCCAGAGGGAAACAGTAAGGTGAGGCCAGGACTTGTAGCCTCCCTCTCATCCCTCAGCCCACAACGTCCAAACCCATTCTTGGCCAGGAGTAGAGTACCattttcctctgctctctctccctactcCCACTCACTATCTGCTTCCCCAGGCCTTCCCAGCATTTTCTCTAGCTCCTCCTGTCCTGTTCCCTCACCTTAGCACTTCCTTGACCACCGCCTTCAGCAGGGGTAGCTGGGATAGAGCAGTAGCTGAAGGATGGGCATTGgagccagggcccagggcagcTGTGATCTCAGAGTGGAGTGCTGTCTGGACTTCTGGGTGCCGAGAGAGTTCATATAGAGCCCAGGAGAGTGTATTGGATACCTGAGAGGACAGGTGAGAGCATCAGAGGCGTTACGAGTGGAGACCCAGTGAAGAGGGCAGAATATGAAGTAGTCTGGAGCTCAGGAGGTGTTAAGCCAAGCTGGCCTAAAGGGCCATAGTGGATCCCCTGCAGCAGCAGGGTGGCCCCTGAAACTGGAGAGGATAAGCTCTGGAAGTTGGGCTCCCAACAGGGAGGAGAACCTCACTGTGTCCACTCCGGCCAGTAGCAGCTCTGTCACATTGCCCAGGATGGACGGGGCAGGCAACTCTTCCTGGAACAGGAAGTAGGTCAGGTGTGCCCCAGATCCCACGTCCTCCTCAGGCTTTCCCTTGCTCCTCAAGGCTACCTCGGCCTCTCGCCGCTCCACGTGCTGCTGGGCTGTGTGGGGAGAAGGTACAGGGATGCCTCACCATCCCCGAACAGCTTTATGTTCCCCTATCCTCACTTCATTTCCATGCCTTACCAAATGCAAACATGTGGTCCCAGTCTCGGCAGAGGCGGCCCCAGGGTCCGGGCACGAGGCGGTGAAGCCAGCTAGGCATCGCCATGGTCAGCAGCGTGGACACAAATACCGATCCCACCGCGCGGATGAAGGTCTCTGTGTCTGGAGGCACTTCGGCCTCCAGGCAGCCCAGGCGTGAACCCAGGAGCACGGCGGCTATCCCTGGGCGCGAGGGGGCGCTGTCAGGGCACTGAGAAGCCCAGGCGGGTGCCTCCTACACTTGCCCCTGCCTTGGGACTCACCTTCTAGTCCAAACTTGTAAAACTCTCCTGCCACATCCCGAACCAGAGCGGGCGGCCCAGCGCCGCGTCCCCGCTGGCGCCGAAGACGCCGCACAAGGTCATGGACCACGTCGTCTAGGGTTCCGGCGTAGCGGGCGGCAGCTTGAGGCCGGAGGAGCAGCGGGGCCAGGAGGCTGCGGAGCCTCTGCCATTCTTCGCCTTCCCTACGGGTGTGCAGAGAGGGGGCGCATCAGAGCggatgggggtgtgtgggggtggCTGGACGGAGCTGGCTGCAGCGAAGATGGAGCGTGTTCGGCCGGGGTGGCCAGAAAGAGACTGCCGCCGCTCCCCTGGGGTACCAAAACCTGCCCCTGCCTGTGCCCGCTTTCCATTCCCCTACTTCGTTACTCATTTCCTGCCCCGGAGGGGCCTGGGTTCCTGGGTAACTTgagtcacagaatctgacatTCCACCTAGGTCCTGGTACCTTCGCCCCTTTGGCGGATTTCCAGGCTTTTGGcttcaaaagacaaagagatgggCGGTGGGGCAAGGGCGGGGCTTTACCTGAGCTTGAGCGAAAATGGCAGGAGTGGGAAGCCCCATTTACCAGAAGGTTGAGGGAAAAGGCCGACCTCCCTCCACACCCCGAGACAGACTGTCTCCAGACCAGCCACAGGAGAGGGGCGCAGCAGGACGTTTGGGCTTTGAGGCCAGAGAGGACTCACGCGGTGAGCAGTCCGCAAGCCCGCTGGCGGCGGCGACGGTGCTCTGCCCAGGGTGAGAAGCTGCAGCGCTCGGGCCGGGGACCCTCCTGTCGCAAGAGCTGCTCGATGAGTGTAGGGGCCGCCACGTACACAGTGCGCACCTTCCCGAAGCTGGCCAACCACACGGGACCGAAGCGCGCGACGCCCTGCACCTGGGAGAAGGGGAGGCGGACACTGGAGACGTGGGCCGCCGGCATCCAGCTCGGTCCGTACCAACTCCAAGGGTGTTCGCTGGGCTGTGCAAGGGGGAGCTTCAGTCTCTTCACGAGCTCCCAGCTGGTATGTAGCCCTGACGCTTCAaacctctcctccttctcttttcctcgcTTCACATCCCTAGGAAGTTTGAGTGTGATGGGCAAGACGGAGGAACTTTGCACAAAGCGGACGGACATTCAGGTTCTCTCTTAGGTCGCCCGGGGTAAACCGAGGCGGAGAGATCCCAAAGGTTCCTCACGTGGACTCTCTCTGGACGAGCCCCCAGCGACTGAATAGGAGAGCCTGTAGCTTTAAGCTGGAAACGCGGCTAAGGTACTGTGCGTTTCTGCCTCCGGAGCACTTGTTCTGGACTTAACTCGGCCCCAACTTCTACAGAGCAAGAAGGCGCTTTTTGAGCGCACTCTTCTGCTGGGTATAGGGATGGACTCCGAGCAGGTCAAGCCACTGCCGGCAGCCCCAATTTCTCTATAGTTCATGGGCATCTGTTCTCACTGGACCTCTTCCTACTTTCTGCACTAGTCTGTCCTTTCTAGCGTCGTCAAAGCCAATTTCTCCAGCATTAATTTCCAGGAACAATGTCCCCCCTCTACCTGCAGCTCGTGTAGCCGCGACAGACCTCCCTTGCAGAAAAGTTCAGCAAGGAAGACCGGCGTGGATGGGCCTGGGATGTCCGCCAAGCTCCTGGGCGCGGAGTCGGAGCCTCTGGAACCCAGTGAGGCGCTCAGCTTGGGAGCACGGTGGACGCGATGAAACACCCTGGAGGCGAGCTTGAGAGTCTGGGTCATGGTCTGGTTCAGGGAGCCCGTGAAAGAAAGCGCTTTTCCCAAGCACCTAGCTTTCTTGTTTGAACCCCTATTTAAGCTTTGGGAGGGATAGTGGTGACGCCCCCTCTTCAAGCTCCTCAGCCAATCTCCTCCCCTGAGTGGTCAAGTTGGGGATTGGGGATTAATACCCAGGAACAGTAGGCGGAGCTGGAGTTGCCTGGCAGCTCTCTTGGGTCTCATGTTGCAATGACCCTCTTGGGAAGTGAGGCCTGCCTTAGTTTCCCCTTCTGGGCTGGTGCCCCAACCCAGCAGCCTGAAGATCTCTTCCTGGGAAAGGCTATTTGGTGAGGTTTAAGATACCGAGGTACAGGGTCAGCCCCTAGTATTCCCACTTCCCCAGGGAGTCAGGCCCCCTTGCGCCCATCCTCAGGAATTCCCCATCCTCCAGCTCCTTCCGGACTACTGTAGCTGTCTCCACAGACTTGGCTTCTGGGGCTGCACCTTTTCTGGATATAAGCAGAACGTTCCCACACTAccacatccctccctcccccctcccatacCTGACTCTGGGCAGAGGGTGGGTGAGTTAATGGCTTAAAGTGGCTCCAGGAGCCTTCATCTTTGTTCCTCAGGAGGAAGGGGGTGGTGTTTTAGGTCAACAAACTCCGTCCTTCCAGCCATGGGAGTCTGGGGCTTGACGAGCAGAAACAAAGGAACTTTTGCAAGTTAGAAAAGTTCAGAGATTTCTCTGGGCTCCTGGATGGAGCAAGGGCTAAGTGTTTGCTCTGAACCTCCAGCTGACTCAGTCCTCTTTGGGGGGGGATTTCTAGTCAGCAGCTGATTTTCACTTTTAGCCTCAGAAGCCAGCATAGTTTAGTTCTCTGCTCCTcactcccccaccctgcccctacTGGGATCTGTGCCAGTCAGTTAGCTCTGAAGTTCTGGAACCGAAGGTCAACATGAAAAAGGAGAGGGTCTCTGTGCCCCCCGGCCCTGACTCTCCTGAGACAGCAACAATAAAGGCAGCAGATTCCTCGGGTCAAGTCTCAggcagggagaggatgggggAATGGGAGAAGGCACGGGACACACGCTCTGGTCTTTCCTGAGAAATAGCAACCCACGTATACATGTTATCCCCAGGACTGCAAAGTAACACAAGTGGACAGGCGATCTGAGTCTAGCAAGCAGTTTAGATGGACAGTGGAGAATTCCATTCATCACTCCAGCTGAGAAGGagagatcccagaaggagaaggaagtgcTAAGGGAGAGCAAGACCCCACATCCTTCCAAACATCCCTTCTGGTTCAAGGTCTTTTGACCTTCCTAGtcagtttcttttgctttctgctgGTGGTAGAGGGGCAACAAGGTGAGGTCAGGGGTAGTTGTGAATCCCAGGTTTCTGCCCTGGGCAGTTTCCCAACTTCTTTGAAAGACTGTCGCCTCTTGGTTCTGGCAGTCTCAGCTCGGAAGGTCCAGGGGTCAAGCTAAGGCAAGGTAAGCAGTCAGTGGCCAAGAGAGGGGGGATTAGGAGTCACTGCCTGGAGGGTGGGATCCTGTATTCTTCGGAAGATGGCTGGGAAATTCTTGCCTCCATTGCGTAagactttctttccctcttcggTTGAGGTGCCCAGGTGTCCCACAATGGGGTCTTCAGTCTGGGAAAAGGAAGAATCCAATAAATCCTTGCCCACCTTTCAGGTTGCCCCTGGCCCTGAGACTCCTATCTCATCCCCCTGGCACTGAGCTGGGTTCAAAGACTACAGAACCACTCTGGAAAAGGCCTGCATCTTTGCCATTTCCTTTAGGCCACCTACTTACCAGTTCCTCCAGAGGCACACGCTCAAACAGGGGGTGCCTTTCAAAATGGGTGCACATCCAGTCGTGTAGCTCCAGCACATCCGTTATGGTATACACCAGCCCCTGCACAGGCAAAATCACTCTAGACAGGGGGCTGCATGCAATTGAGCGGGGAGCTGATGGGAGAGGTGGTGTGAGTCCTACATGCACCCCCACTGAATCCTTAGTGGAAGGTCTCTGAATAGGCCActcaccccaccctccctcctacTCCCGACTCACCCCGACTCTAAGCACGTAGGCATATTCTGCCAGCAGTGTGGGACTGATGATTCGCCACTTGTGCTTCGTCCGCTTGAAATGTGggtcagggaagaggaagaacatCTTTGTCAGCTGTGAGACAGACATGCATCGACAGGGTTGAAAACCTGGCCTCCGTGCCTCACCTGCCTACCAACCTAACCCATgggagcccctccccacctggcccTTGCGGAAGAAGTTAGGAAGATGTTTCATGGCATTGCTACGGAGACAGGCGATGTTCTGGAAGCCACCTCCAGGAGCTGCTCGTAGGGCCCGAATCCGGTCCTGTACATAGTCTGAGACTTTCACCCGGATCTCCAGACCCAGAATCAGTGTGTCTGGGAACAATGGTGATAGTTCCACTGGGCACAGAAATAAGAATGGAATCGTCAACCTCATACTGGTTTTCATACACTGGTTTCCATACACCTCATACATGTGCAGGGTTTTCACacactgtctcatttaatcctcgtaACACTCTGTGGTAAATTGtgaagatgacaaaactgagggtCAGAAATGCCCAAGGTCTTAGAGCTAAGAAGAGGCAGAACTGGAACTTGAACCAAGGTTTTCTGCCACCAAGTACcatgcttttcctctctctgtcacGCTGTTACCTCTATGGGAAGaactaaaaataggggtgcctgggtggctcagtcggttaagcatccaactttggctcaggtcatgatctcacggttcatgggttcgggcctggcgtcaggctctgtgacacagagcctggagcgtgttttggattctgtgtctttctctccctcctctgctcacactctctgtctctctctcaaaataaataaataaacgttaaaaataaaaatagagaagtggCCGGGCATGCACGACTGGGACGATACAGACAATACAAGAGTAACCTGAAAACATGGGAGTAGAGCAGAAAGAATGAGTTCTGGTGaataaggggggaggggaggaagagtggTGGAATCCCTGAGAAAGACAGTTCAGGATCACTGGCCACAGTGACTAATCTCTGACGCTTGTGCTGACCAGCTCACTGACCCGGCACCTTGCAGGTGAAGTGGCTCAAGTAGGGAGTGAGGCCGGGGTGGGGCCAGACAGGACAACAACCCAAGTTCTAAGAAGCATTTGAGACAACACCCTCCCTTCTCCAGGGCAAAGGCCACAGACCCCGAGTACAGGGAAGGTAGAGGCTCTCCACACTGATGTC
This genomic window contains:
- the MARCHF9 gene encoding E3 ubiquitin-protein ligase MARCHF9: MLKSRLRMFLNELKLLVLTGGGRPRAEPQPRGGGGGGCGWAPFAGCSTRDGDGDEEEYYGSEPRARGLAGDKETRAGPPPPPAPPPPPPGALDALSLSSSLDSGLRTPQCRICFQGPEQGELLSPCRCDGSVRCTHQPCLIRWISERGSWSCELCYFKYQVLAISTKNPLQWQAISLTVIEKVQIAAIVLGSLFLVASISWLIWSSLSPSAKWQRQDLLFQICYGMYGFMDVVCIGLIVHEGSSVYRIFKRWQAVNQQWKVLNYDKTKDIGGDTGGGTAGKPGPRTSRTGPPSGATSRPPAAQRMRTLLPQRCGYTILHLLGQLRPPDARSSSHSGREVVMRVTTV
- the LOC102971063 gene encoding 25-hydroxyvitamin D-1 alpha hydroxylase, mitochondrial, which gives rise to MTQTLKLASRVFHRVHRAPKLSASLGSRGSDSAPRSLADIPGPSTPVFLAELFCKGGLSRLHELQVQGVARFGPVWLASFGKVRTVYVAAPTLIEQLLRQEGPRPERCSFSPWAEHRRRRQRACGLLTAEGEEWQRLRSLLAPLLLRPQAAARYAGTLDDVVHDLVRRLRRQRGRGAGPPALVRDVAGEFYKFGLEGIAAVLLGSRLGCLEAEVPPDTETFIRAVGSVFVSTLLTMAMPSWLHRLVPGPWGRLCRDWDHMFAFAQQHVERREAEVALRSKGKPEEDVGSGAHLTYFLFQEELPAPSILGNVTELLLAGVDTVSNTLSWALYELSRHPEVQTALHSEITAALGPGSNAHPSATALSQLPLLKAVVKEVLRLYPVVPGNSRVPDKDICVGDYIIPKNTLVTLCHYATSRDPAQFPEPNSFRPARWLGEGPAPHPFASLPFGFGKRSCMGRRLAELELQMALAQILTHFEVQPEPGAAPVRPMTRTVLVPERSINLQFVDR
- the METTL1 gene encoding tRNA (guanine-N(7)-)-methyltransferase, with protein sequence MAGAETGDAAGAEAPQPQKRYYRQRAHSNPMADHTLRYPVKPEDMDWSELYPEFFAPLTQNKSHDDPKDKNEERAPAQVEFADIGCGYGGLLVELSPLFPDTLILGLEIRVKVSDYVQDRIRALRAAPGGGFQNIACLRSNAMKHLPNFFRKGQLTKMFFLFPDPHFKRTKHKWRIISPTLLAEYAYVLRVGGLVYTITDVLELHDWMCTHFERHPLFERVPLEELTEDPIVGHLGTSTEEGKKVLRNGGKNFPAIFRRIQDPTLQAVTPNPPSLGH